One Fuerstiella marisgermanici DNA window includes the following coding sequences:
- a CDS encoding PQQ-dependent sugar dehydrogenase — translation MRIIKDGTEIAASASDDRSVGISGLLPQPFVTVPVEMNWERGLIGVTVSPKFPTDPYVYVVYVTDKPHTHHRISRFRADGDVAVPGSEEILFRGDDQSKFGGKVPAGHQGGGIHFGSDGKLYVGLGEQTAGEPSQRMDAFQGKILRLNSDGSIPKDNPFINKTQGRYQAIWAMGCRNPFTFGFSESGVMFINDVGGKFEEINRGIAGANYGWPDIDHGPTDQEGITGPIHIYPQSSINGGDFCSSSSNWPEQYRSKYFFADFVRGWVKYIDPESPEKSHDLLAGVRRPVDIRFGVDGSLYVLLRNAWVVDKKFQGGTGALLKVSRK, via the coding sequence CTGCGTATCATCAAGGATGGTACTGAGATCGCCGCATCCGCAAGCGATGACCGCTCGGTCGGAATCAGTGGCTTGCTACCGCAACCCTTCGTCACAGTTCCCGTCGAAATGAACTGGGAACGCGGACTCATCGGCGTAACAGTGTCGCCAAAATTCCCGACTGATCCGTACGTCTACGTCGTCTATGTCACGGATAAACCGCACACGCACCATCGTATCAGCCGGTTCCGCGCGGACGGCGATGTGGCTGTCCCTGGAAGTGAAGAGATCCTGTTTCGCGGCGATGACCAAAGCAAGTTTGGTGGCAAAGTGCCGGCCGGCCATCAGGGCGGAGGCATTCACTTTGGCTCGGACGGAAAGCTGTATGTGGGCCTTGGCGAACAAACGGCCGGAGAGCCCTCGCAACGGATGGATGCGTTTCAGGGAAAAATCCTGCGACTGAATTCGGATGGTTCCATTCCGAAAGACAACCCATTCATCAACAAAACCCAAGGCAGGTATCAAGCCATTTGGGCAATGGGGTGCCGTAATCCGTTTACCTTCGGCTTCAGTGAATCGGGTGTGATGTTCATCAACGACGTCGGCGGTAAGTTTGAAGAAATCAACCGAGGCATTGCCGGAGCGAACTATGGCTGGCCCGATATCGACCACGGCCCGACTGATCAGGAAGGCATCACTGGTCCAATTCACATCTATCCGCAGAGTTCCATTAACGGCGGTGACTTTTGTAGCTCTTCAAGCAACTGGCCCGAGCAGTATCGCAGTAAATACTTTTTTGCAGACTTCGTTCGGGGATGGGTGAAGTACATCGATCCCGAGTCACCTGAGAAATCTCACGATTTACTGGCCGGCGTTCGTCGTCCTGTGGACATTCGGTTTGGCGTAGACGGCAGCCTGTACGTCTTACTGCGCAACGCATGGGTGGTGGACAAGAAGTTTCAAGGCGGCACCGGAGCGCTGCTAAAGGTGTCTCGTAAATAG
- a CDS encoding RNA polymerase sigma factor — protein MELDHISQLSNSQLVEAAQQGDLASFGRLYERHYRMAVGIARSRVMDAHLAEDVAQEAFSTACQSLAKLQDKNRFPQWLATICRRTAYRVANGQPTHESLLADCQAPANGASLKQDVAEALALIDGTSREIVLLHYFSGLTYIEIANVLELTPQAIHGRLQRARAKLSVILAPDEETAETAIQTRKPRKLK, from the coding sequence GTGGAGCTCGATCACATCTCGCAGCTATCTAATAGTCAACTTGTTGAAGCTGCTCAGCAGGGAGACCTGGCCAGTTTTGGGCGATTGTACGAACGTCATTATCGAATGGCGGTTGGGATCGCACGAAGTCGGGTCATGGACGCCCATCTGGCGGAAGATGTCGCGCAGGAGGCTTTTTCAACCGCCTGCCAATCGCTGGCGAAGTTGCAGGACAAGAATCGGTTTCCACAGTGGTTGGCGACAATTTGTCGACGAACGGCATACCGGGTGGCGAACGGTCAACCGACACATGAGTCGCTATTGGCTGACTGTCAGGCACCCGCCAATGGTGCGAGCCTGAAGCAGGATGTTGCTGAAGCACTGGCACTTATTGACGGCACATCTCGAGAGATCGTTTTGCTGCACTACTTCAGCGGCTTGACTTACATCGAAATCGCCAACGTTCTCGAACTTACACCTCAAGCGATTCACGGCCGTCTTCAAAGGGCCCGCGCCAAGTTGTCTGTCATCCTTGCCCCGGACGAAGAGACAGCCGAAACAGCCATTCAAACTCGAAAGCCGAGGAAATTGAAATGA
- a CDS encoding carbon-nitrogen hydrolase family protein, producing MMTIRNLVSHWPKLVTSLLLCLFVQSSCLGETHDIKVAIAQIHCIDSDRDGNLVRIESAIVDAANQGAQIVCFPETSLYGWVNPEAHTLAQPIPGKDFEALAALAKRYKVYLSIGLAEKEADRTFDAAVLIDDGGKLLIKHRKINTLTHLMSPPYTRGSEVKTVETKFGRIGLLICADTFEASVVDRMQQQRPELLLVPYGWAANKQDWPKHGLSLKATIASAAKKIGCPIVGTNLVGCISQGPWQGMIYGGQSYATDQAGDVIAQGKDRDRDIVVFSVTVTTTPR from the coding sequence ATGATGACTATAAGAAATCTCGTATCGCATTGGCCAAAATTGGTCACGTCACTGTTGTTATGCCTGTTTGTGCAGAGCAGTTGCCTTGGCGAAACTCATGACATCAAGGTCGCGATCGCGCAGATCCATTGCATTGACAGTGATCGCGACGGCAATCTTGTTCGCATTGAGAGTGCAATCGTTGATGCCGCGAACCAGGGGGCTCAGATCGTTTGCTTTCCGGAAACATCGCTCTATGGCTGGGTGAATCCGGAAGCTCATACGCTTGCCCAGCCCATTCCGGGTAAGGACTTCGAAGCTCTCGCCGCGTTGGCGAAACGATACAAGGTGTATCTATCGATTGGGTTGGCAGAGAAGGAGGCCGACCGGACCTTCGACGCTGCAGTCTTGATTGATGACGGCGGAAAACTGCTTATCAAACATCGCAAGATCAACACGCTCACGCATCTAATGTCGCCGCCTTACACTCGGGGCAGTGAAGTCAAGACGGTGGAGACGAAATTTGGTCGAATCGGACTACTGATTTGTGCGGATACCTTTGAGGCGTCAGTCGTCGATCGGATGCAACAACAGCGACCAGAACTTTTGCTGGTGCCCTACGGCTGGGCTGCCAACAAACAGGATTGGCCCAAGCATGGGCTCAGTCTGAAAGCCACCATCGCATCCGCCGCGAAGAAGATCGGTTGCCCAATTGTCGGCACTAACCTTGTTGGCTGCATCAGCCAAGGGCCATGGCAAGGCATGATTTATGGCGGTCAAAGTTACGCTACGGACCAGGCCGGTGACGTGATCGCTCAAGGAAAAGATCGTGACCGTGACATTGTCGTTTTTTCCGTCACGGTAACAACAACGCCGCGATAG